A single genomic interval of Helicoverpa zea isolate HzStark_Cry1AcR chromosome 19, ilHelZeax1.1, whole genome shotgun sequence harbors:
- the LOC124639578 gene encoding uncharacterized protein LOC124639578: MRVGGRIELSNYNYTKKHPILLHASHPLTKLYFKHEHLRNMHAGPQLLLACVRETVWPINGRHLARRTVHACVRCRRIQGKTLTPMMGNLPAQRITPDFPFRTVGVDFAGPFLTLNRKGRGARLTKTYLCLFVCFRYKCVHLEAVSDLSKDAFIMTLRRFISRRGKPAEIFCDNGRNFVAAAKEIGNFLKTNHEPVVDFATNEGVKFVFSPTYAPHFGGIWEAGVKSAKYHLKRVMGNNHLTFEEICTLFTQVEAVLNSRPLCPLSPSPNDYHFLTPGHFLIGRALNALPGPSLEHENQNNLQRYMKLEQIHQHFWQRWQREYVAELQQRSKWRTKSASLKVGDLVLLHEDNVPPLSWRMGRVSRLFPGTDGVTRVADVQTTRGCFRRPLTRICPLPTSLPDED, encoded by the coding sequence ATGAGAGTCGGTGGTAGAATAGaattatcaaattataattatactaaaaaACATCCCATACTTTTACACGCCTCTCATCCACTCaccaaattatatttcaaacatGAACACTTACGGAACATGCATGCCGGGCCTCAACTGTTGCTGGCCTGTGTAAGAGAAACTGTGTGGCCTATAAACGGTAGGCACTTGGCCCGCCGCACAGTACATGCCTGTGTCAGATGTAGACGTATTCAAGGTAAAACATTAACTCCCATGATGGGAAACTTACCTGCACAGCGCATCACACCTGATTTTCCATTTCGTACTGTTGGCGTTGACTTCGCTGGTCCGTTCCTCACGCTAAATAGAAAGGGTCGAGGTGCACGATTAACTAAAacctatttatgtttgtttgtatgttttcgcTATAAATGTGTGCACCTGGAAGCCGTCAGTGATTTGTCCAAAGACGCTTTTATTATGACATTACGCAGATTTATATCGCGACGGGGCAAGCCAGCGGAGATATTTTGCGATAACGGCCGCAACTTTGTTGCAGCTGCTAAGGAAATaggcaattttcttaaaaccaatCATGAGCCTGTAGTTGATTTTGCTACCAATGAAGGTGTGAAGTTTGTGTTCTCTCCCACGTATGCTCCACATTTCGGCGGCATCTGGGAGGCTGGCGTTAAATCCGCGAAATACCACTTAAAACGCGTTATGGGAAACAATCATTTAACATTTGAGGAGATATGTACCCTTTTCACACAAGTGGAAGCTGTACTCAACAGTAGACCTTTATGCCCACTCTCCCCTTCCCCTAACGATTACCATTTCCTAACTCCCGGTCACTTTCTGATAGGGCGTGCCTTAAATGCATTGCCTGGTCCATCGCTCGAGCACGAGAACCAGAACAACCTTCAACGCTACATGAAGCTTGAACAAATACATCAACATTTTTGGCAGCGCTGGCAAAGGGAATATGTAGCAGAGCTACAGCAGCGCTCAAAATGGCGTACTAAATCAGCATCCCTAAAGGTCGGCGACTtagttcttctccatgaggATAATGTCCCACCACTCAGTTGGCGAATGGGACGAGTCAGCCGCCTGTTCCCGGGGACCGACGGAGTCACGCGAGTCGCAGATGTGCAAACTACCAGAGGTTGCTTCAGGAGACCTCTCACTCGGATCTGTCCCTTGCCTACATCTTTACCGGATGAAGACTGA